ATGCTGAAAGGTAAATCAGGACGTTTCCGTCAGAACCTGCTTGGTAAACGTGTAGACTACTCTGGACGTTCCGTTATCGTAGTAGGACCTGAACTTAAGATTTATCAGTGTGGTCTTCCAAAAGAGATGGCAATCGAGCTGTTTAAACCATTTGTTATGAAAGAGCTTGTAGCAAAGGGAACAGCACATAATATTAAAAATGCGAAGAAAATGGTAGAAAGACTTCAGCCGGAAGTATGGGATATTCTGGAAGAAGTAATCAAAGAGCATCCGGTTATGTTGAACCGTGCCCCTACACTTCACAGACTTGGTATTCAGGCGTTCGAGCCAATCCTTGTAGAAGGTAAAGCTATTAAGCTGCATCCATTGGTATGTACAGCCTTCAATGCCGACTTCGATGGAGACCAGATGGCGGTCCATGTACCGTTGTCACAGGAAGCACAGGCAGAATGCCGTTTCCTCTTGCTTTCACCAAACAACCTGTTGAAACCATCTGATGGTGGACCGGTAGCCGTTCCTTCACAGGATATGGTACTTGGTATTTACTATCTGACACAGGAAAGACCAGGTTCTAAGGGCGAGGGAATGTTCTTCAAAGATTTGAATGAAGCAATCCTTGCATATGAAAATGGATATGTGACATTACACTCTAAGATTAAAGTGCGTGTGCATAAGACAATGGCAGATGGAAGAGAAGTAACTGGTATTATCCATGCAACATTGGGACGTATGTTATTCAATGAGATTATTCCACAGGATCTTGGATTCGTAGATCGTGAAGTAGAAGGTAATGAATTGTTACTGGAAGTTGATTTCCACGTAGGAAAGAAACAGTTGAAACAGATTCTTGAGAAAGTAATCAATACACACGGTGCTACTCAGACAGCAGAAGTACTTGATGATGTAAAAGCAATCGGTTACAAATATTCAACAAGAGCTGCTATGACAGTATCTATTTCAGATATGACAGTGCCACCTGAGAAACCACAGATTATCGAAGAGGCACAGAATACAGTTGATAAGATTACGAAGAACTATAAGCGTGGTCTTATTACAGAAGAAGAGCGTTACAAAGAAGTTGTAGAAACATGGAAAAACAGTGATGATAAGCTGACAGAGGCTCTGCTTACAGGTCTGGATAAATATAACAACATCTTCATGATGGCAGACTCAGGAGCCCGTGGTTCTGATAAACAGATCAAACAGCTTGCAGGTATGCGTGGATTGATGGCTGATACAACAGGTCGTACAATCGAGTTGCCTATCAAATCAAACTTCCGTGAAGGTCTGGACGTATTGGAGTACTTCATGTCAGCACATGGAGCTCGAAAAGGTATGTCAGATACAGCTCTTCGTACAGCCGATTCAGGTTACCTTACAAGACGTCTTGTTGACGTATCACAGGAATTGATTATTCATGACAGCGACTGTGTAGAAGGAACAGGAAAAGAAATTCCAGGAATGTATGTAAAAGCATTTATGGATGGTAATGAAGAAATCGAAAGCTTGCAGGAACGTATCACAGGACGTTTCTCTTGCGAAGATATCAAAGATAAAGATGGCAATGTCATCGTTAAGAAGAATCATATGATTACACCACTTCGTGCTGAAAAAGTTATGAAGAAGGGTGTAGACAGAAATGGAAAACCACTTGAAGAAGTGAAGATCCGTACAATCCTTACATGTAAGTGTAAGAATGGTGTTTGTACGAAGTGTTACGGTGCAAACATGGCAACAGGAGAAGCAGTTCAGGTAGGTGAGGCTGTTGGTATTATCGCTGCTCAGTCAATCGGAGAGCCAGGTACACAGCTTACTATGCGTACATTCCATAGTGGTGGTGTAGCCGGAGACGATATCACACAGGGTCTTCCTCGTGTCGAGGAGCTTTTTGAGGCAAGAAAACCTAAGGGTCTTGCTATCATCACAGAATTTGCAGGTGTTGCAAACATTAGTGATACAAAGAAAAAACGTGAAGTTATTGTAACAAATGATGAGACAGGTGAATCAAAAGCATACTTGATTCCTTACGGTTCTCGTATAAAAGTACAGGATGGACAGGTACTTGAAGCCGGTGACGAACTGACAGAAGGTAGCGTAAATCCACATGATATCCTGAAGATTAAAGGTTTACGTGCCGCTCAGGATTATCTCCTTCGCGAAGTACAGCGAGTATATCGTCTGCAGGGTGTAGAAATCAATGATAAGCATATCGAGGTTATTGTACGTCAGATGTTGAAGAAGATTCGCATCGAGGAAAATGGAGATACTTCATTCCTTCCGGGAAGTATGGTAAATGTGCTTGAATTTGAGGATGTAAACGAGCAGATGGTAGCAGAAGGAAAAGAAGCTGCAACAGGAGAACAGATTATGCTTGGTATTACAAAAGCATCTCTTGCAACAGATTCATTTATGTCAGCAGCATCATTCCAGGAGACAACAAAAGTTTTAACAG
This Ruminococcus hominis DNA region includes the following protein-coding sequences:
- the rpoC gene encoding DNA-directed RNA polymerase subunit beta', encoding MPTNNEQENQQLSFDAIKIGLASPETILEWSKGEVTKPETINYRTLKPEKDGLFCERIFGPSKDWECHCGKYKKIRYKGVVCDRCGVEVTKASVRRERMGHIALAAPVSHIWYFKGIPSRMGLILDISPRTLERVLYFASYIVLDKGETDLQYKQILSESEYQEAKEKWGKSFRVGMGAESIKELLEAIDLEKEYAELQASLENASGQKRARIVKRLEVVEAFRESGNRPEWMILTAIPVIPPDLRPMVQLDGGRFATSDLNDLYRRIINRNNRLKRLLELGAPDIIVRNEKRMLQEAVDALIDNGRRGRPVTGPGNRALKSLSDMLKGKSGRFRQNLLGKRVDYSGRSVIVVGPELKIYQCGLPKEMAIELFKPFVMKELVAKGTAHNIKNAKKMVERLQPEVWDILEEVIKEHPVMLNRAPTLHRLGIQAFEPILVEGKAIKLHPLVCTAFNADFDGDQMAVHVPLSQEAQAECRFLLLSPNNLLKPSDGGPVAVPSQDMVLGIYYLTQERPGSKGEGMFFKDLNEAILAYENGYVTLHSKIKVRVHKTMADGREVTGIIHATLGRMLFNEIIPQDLGFVDREVEGNELLLEVDFHVGKKQLKQILEKVINTHGATQTAEVLDDVKAIGYKYSTRAAMTVSISDMTVPPEKPQIIEEAQNTVDKITKNYKRGLITEEERYKEVVETWKNSDDKLTEALLTGLDKYNNIFMMADSGARGSDKQIKQLAGMRGLMADTTGRTIELPIKSNFREGLDVLEYFMSAHGARKGMSDTALRTADSGYLTRRLVDVSQELIIHDSDCVEGTGKEIPGMYVKAFMDGNEEIESLQERITGRFSCEDIKDKDGNVIVKKNHMITPLRAEKVMKKGVDRNGKPLEEVKIRTILTCKCKNGVCTKCYGANMATGEAVQVGEAVGIIAAQSIGEPGTQLTMRTFHSGGVAGDDITQGLPRVEELFEARKPKGLAIITEFAGVANISDTKKKREVIVTNDETGESKAYLIPYGSRIKVQDGQVLEAGDELTEGSVNPHDILKIKGLRAAQDYLLREVQRVYRLQGVEINDKHIEVIVRQMLKKIRIEENGDTSFLPGSMVNVLEFEDVNEQMVAEGKEAATGEQIMLGITKASLATDSFMSAASFQETTKVLTEAAIKGKVDHLVGLKENVIIGKHIPAGTGMEKYREVHLNTDIKVDEDIDFDEDLDFEDELPVEDNAVEEVTEAEADVTTEEDSEE